From Candidatus Hydrogenedentota bacterium, a single genomic window includes:
- a CDS encoding uracil-DNA glycosylase family protein, with product MIAATRGRFNESARRPRCSHLRFASHSHTVCSVNARIQTPLDALLRDVRACRLCEAELPLGPKPVLRASATARILIVGQAPGTRVHETGIPWNDPSGDRLRMWMNVDRNTFYDETRIAIIPMGYCYPGRNTRGGDLPPRPECARHWLPRLLALLPKIEFTILAGQYAQRHYLGDRIKNSLRETVYNWREYHPRYLPIPHPSPRNTNWLKNNPWFEKDVIPALRKRVKKLL from the coding sequence ATGATAGCCGCGACTCGGGGCCGCTTCAATGAGTCGGCGCGGCGGCCGCGATGTTCTCACTTGCGATTCGCGAGCCATTCGCACACTGTATGTTCCGTGAACGCGAGAATCCAAACACCGCTCGATGCGCTGTTACGCGACGTGCGGGCATGCCGCCTGTGCGAAGCCGAATTGCCGCTGGGGCCAAAGCCCGTGCTGCGCGCCTCGGCCACAGCGCGTATTCTGATTGTGGGGCAAGCGCCGGGGACGCGCGTGCACGAGACGGGCATTCCGTGGAACGACCCGAGCGGCGACCGGTTGCGGATGTGGATGAACGTGGATCGCAATACGTTCTACGACGAAACGCGCATCGCGATAATCCCCATGGGGTACTGTTATCCGGGACGGAACACGCGCGGCGGAGATTTGCCGCCGCGGCCGGAGTGCGCGCGGCATTGGCTTCCGAGATTGCTCGCGCTATTGCCGAAGATTGAATTTACGATCCTTGCGGGACAGTACGCGCAGCGGCACTATCTTGGGGATCGAATCAAGAACTCGCTGAGGGAAACGGTATACAATTGGCGCGAATACCATCCGAGATACTTGCCAATACCGCATCCGTCGCCACGCAATACCAATTGGCTCAAGAACAATCCGTGGTTCGAAAAGGACGTCATTCCCGCGCTGCGAAAGCGGGTGAAAAAGTTGCTGTAA
- the aspS gene encoding aspartate--tRNA ligase — protein MHPFRTRTCGELRLEHAGETVRLAGWVHRKRDHGGVIFIDLRDHYGITQIVVNPDKEFFAAAENVRQESVVVISGNVVVRTPETVNANLATGQIEVVADAFAVESASEQIPFPVNQDLDCPEETRLAYRFLDLRRERLHSNILLRSKTAQLVRAHLTSRGFTEYHTPILTSSSPEGARDYLVPSRVYPGHFYALPQAPQQFKQLLMISGFDRYFQIAPCFRDEDSRADRSPGEFYQIDMEMSFVTQDDVFREVELMLVRVFKELSNKTIPSERFPRIPFRESIEKYGTDKPDIRFGLEMADCTDIFGACELKVFSNAMKSGGAIKVICAKGVATQPRKFFDDAETFAKGEGAKGLAWIALRDGEMKGPIVKFLSETERAELVKRTGAEEGDALFFGAGNRAETNALMGKVRVYLGNALGMIDKNIAAFCWIVDFPMFEWNEDDKKIDFSHNPFSMPQGGMEALTTKDPLDVLAFQYDVVCNGIELSSGAIRNHRPDIMLKAFEIAGYTEDVVKSKFPALWNAFHYGAPPHGGIAPGFDRIVMLLADEPNIREVIAFPLNQKAQDLLMGAPNTVTPKQLKELSIEIKLPPKA, from the coding sequence ATGCATCCCTTTCGTACGCGCACCTGCGGTGAACTCCGCCTCGAACACGCCGGCGAGACCGTTCGCCTGGCGGGCTGGGTCCATCGCAAGCGCGATCATGGCGGCGTAATCTTTATCGATCTCCGCGATCACTACGGCATCACCCAGATCGTCGTCAACCCGGACAAGGAATTCTTCGCCGCCGCCGAAAACGTGCGTCAGGAAAGTGTCGTCGTCATTTCCGGCAACGTCGTGGTACGCACCCCCGAAACCGTTAATGCGAACCTCGCGACGGGCCAAATCGAAGTCGTCGCCGACGCGTTCGCCGTCGAATCGGCCTCGGAACAAATTCCGTTTCCCGTCAACCAAGACCTCGACTGCCCGGAAGAAACGCGCCTCGCGTACCGCTTTCTCGATCTGCGCCGCGAACGTCTGCACTCGAATATTCTTTTGCGCTCGAAGACCGCGCAACTCGTGCGCGCGCACCTGACCTCGCGCGGGTTCACCGAATACCACACGCCGATTCTCACGAGTTCCTCGCCGGAAGGCGCGCGCGACTACCTCGTACCCAGCCGCGTCTACCCCGGCCACTTCTACGCGCTGCCGCAGGCGCCGCAGCAGTTCAAGCAGTTGCTGATGATCAGCGGATTCGACCGCTACTTCCAAATTGCACCGTGTTTCCGCGATGAGGATTCGCGCGCGGACCGCAGCCCCGGCGAGTTCTATCAGATCGATATGGAGATGTCCTTCGTCACGCAGGATGACGTGTTCCGCGAAGTCGAGTTGATGCTCGTGCGCGTATTCAAAGAACTGTCGAACAAGACCATTCCATCCGAAAGATTCCCGCGCATTCCGTTCCGCGAATCGATCGAGAAGTACGGCACGGACAAACCCGACATCCGCTTTGGCCTCGAAATGGCCGATTGCACCGACATCTTCGGCGCATGCGAATTGAAGGTGTTCAGCAACGCGATGAAGTCCGGCGGCGCAATCAAAGTCATTTGCGCGAAAGGCGTCGCCACACAACCGCGCAAGTTTTTCGACGATGCCGAAACGTTCGCGAAAGGAGAAGGCGCGAAAGGCCTCGCCTGGATCGCGCTGCGCGACGGCGAGATGAAAGGCCCGATCGTAAAGTTCCTCAGCGAGACCGAACGCGCCGAACTCGTCAAGCGCACCGGCGCGGAAGAGGGCGATGCCCTGTTCTTCGGCGCGGGCAACCGCGCCGAAACGAATGCACTCATGGGCAAGGTCCGCGTCTACCTCGGCAATGCGCTCGGCATGATCGACAAGAACATCGCGGCATTCTGCTGGATCGTGGACTTCCCGATGTTCGAGTGGAACGAGGACGACAAGAAGATCGATTTCTCGCACAACCCGTTCTCGATGCCGCAGGGCGGCATGGAAGCGCTCACGACGAAGGACCCGCTGGACGTGCTCGCGTTTCAGTACGACGTTGTGTGCAACGGTATCGAGCTGTCGTCCGGCGCGATCCGCAACCACCGGCCCGACATCATGCTCAAGGCCTTTGAAATCGCCGGCTACACCGAGGACGTCGTGAAATCGAAGTTCCCCGCCTTGTGGAACGCCTTCCACTACGGCGCGCCCCCGCACGGCGGCATCGCGCCCGGGTTCGACCGCATCGTCATGCTCCTCGCCGACGAGCCCAACATCCGCGAAGTCATCGCATTTCCGCTCAATCAGAAGGCGCAGGACCTGCTCATGGGCGCGCCAAACACCGTCACGCCCAAACAACTCAAAGAACTCAGCATCGAGATTAAGCTACCGCCGAAGGCCTAG
- a CDS encoding carbohydrate-binding family 9-like protein — protein MPTKRYTIRATAARPHLDGDWDSAIWSKADTAAIDWFHPMSSDHRPETHARALYSAEGLHIVFRVKDRYIRSIATEYNGKVWEDACAEFFVQPRADKGYFNLEMNCGGTFLLGYAETQPDGKKESERVPWELASRIETYHSMPEKVDPEIADAKEWRIEYYVPFAIFENYVGPLDNVAGQTWRGNFYKCAENNSHPHWAAWSPVGEKLNFHQPDKFGEIAFEN, from the coding sequence ATGCCGACCAAGCGATACACCATTCGTGCGACCGCCGCCCGACCGCACCTCGACGGAGACTGGGACAGCGCGATCTGGTCCAAGGCGGATACCGCGGCGATCGACTGGTTTCATCCGATGAGCAGCGATCACCGTCCGGAAACGCATGCACGCGCGCTGTACAGCGCGGAAGGCCTCCACATCGTTTTCCGCGTGAAGGACCGGTACATTCGCAGCATCGCGACGGAATACAACGGCAAGGTGTGGGAAGACGCGTGCGCGGAGTTTTTCGTACAGCCGCGCGCGGACAAGGGCTACTTCAACCTCGAAATGAACTGCGGCGGCACGTTTCTCCTCGGATACGCAGAAACGCAGCCGGACGGCAAGAAGGAATCCGAGCGCGTGCCGTGGGAACTCGCGTCACGCATCGAGACTTATCATTCGATGCCGGAGAAAGTCGACCCCGAAATCGCCGACGCAAAGGAATGGCGCATCGAGTACTACGTGCCGTTCGCAATCTTCGAGAATTACGTCGGCCCCCTCGACAACGTTGCCGGCCAAACCTGGCGCGGCAACTTCTATAAATGCGCCGAGAACAATTCCCACCCGCACTGGGCCGCGTGGTCGCCCGTTGGCGAGAAACTCAATTTCCACCAACCGGATAAGTTCGGGGAGATTGCTTTCGAGAACTGA
- a CDS encoding ThuA domain-containing protein yields the protein MKYATILMAISMLIGASAYAAENCGVFLSKSAGFEHSCIKWDENKQHHVGNVLTGLQKDMGIEILLTKDGSLINAENLKKYKVVIFYTTGDLTTEGGDKQPAMSPTGQAELLDWIGAGGGFIGYHCASDSFHQPEGGDVTPYVKMLGGEFRAHHKQFAGTLKIVDPSHPTMANVPADWNILDEWYLFRNLNAETMHVLALLDPGPERQVQEQYNIPSYPIVWCSAYGKGRVYYNAMGHREDVWDNPIFQKSVVDAVHWVMGHGPAQAEPNLKKLMSDEDLAKAQAIQPAKETAQLPVPSKKEK from the coding sequence ATGAAGTACGCAACCATTCTAATGGCAATCTCTATGCTAATTGGCGCATCGGCATACGCGGCGGAAAACTGCGGCGTCTTTCTCAGCAAATCGGCGGGGTTCGAGCATAGCTGCATCAAGTGGGACGAGAACAAGCAGCACCATGTAGGCAATGTGCTCACCGGGCTCCAAAAAGACATGGGCATCGAAATCTTGCTGACCAAGGACGGCAGCCTCATCAACGCCGAAAACCTCAAGAAATACAAAGTCGTGATCTTCTACACAACCGGCGACCTCACGACCGAAGGCGGGGACAAACAGCCAGCCATGAGCCCGACGGGACAAGCCGAGCTGCTCGACTGGATTGGCGCGGGCGGCGGATTCATCGGCTATCACTGCGCGTCGGATTCGTTTCACCAGCCCGAGGGTGGCGACGTGACGCCGTACGTCAAGATGCTCGGCGGCGAGTTCCGCGCGCACCACAAGCAGTTTGCCGGCACGCTTAAAATCGTCGACCCGTCACATCCCACGATGGCGAACGTACCCGCGGATTGGAACATCCTCGACGAGTGGTATCTGTTCAGAAACTTGAACGCGGAAACGATGCACGTGTTGGCGTTGCTCGATCCCGGCCCGGAGCGGCAGGTCCAGGAACAATACAACATTCCGAGCTATCCCATCGTTTGGTGCAGCGCATACGGCAAGGGCCGCGTTTACTACAACGCCATGGGCCATCGCGAAGACGTGTGGGACAATCCAATCTTCCAGAAGTCGGTCGTCGACGCCGTGCACTGGGTAATGGGCCACGGCCCCGCGCAAGCCGAACCGAATCTGAAAAAGCTCATGAGCGACGAAGACCTCGCCAAGGCGCAAGCCATTCAGCCCGCGAAGGAAACCGCTCAACTTCCCGTGCCGTCGAAAAAAGAAAAGTAA
- the zwf gene encoding glucose-6-phosphate dehydrogenase codes for MATITIFGATGDLARRKLFPAVYNLWNSGFLPKRIAVVGVARKPKSDGEFRAEMCEALKKYSRSVDGLGDACDPFVSNLYYQQVEFNEPGHYVRLRERLEGIEKKNNMTGHRLHYMAVAPEFFAPIIEQLGDAGLTRHINGGPWSRVVIEKPFGHDLDSARALNNRIGKVLTEDQVYRIDHYLGKETVQNIFAFRFGNAIFEPLFNQKYVDHVQITMAETVGMEGRRGAFYDSTGALRDVLQNHVLQLLCLVAMEPPAISGAKATRDEKVKVLAAVDVPADEPLERWCVRGQYTEGAGVKGYLSEEGVAPDSVTETYVALRLRIDNWRWAGVPFMLRTGKCLKERVTEIAVQFNDPPTHFFRDIGIPMPHANTLAFRIQPDEAISLRFNAKPPGMEMNIAPVNMDFTYGETFKDALPEAYERLILDALRGDSTLFMRSDEIDYAWQIATRIADQWKGAPAPALYRPGTWGPAEADKLFETCAGKWRTP; via the coding sequence ATGGCGACGATCACAATCTTCGGCGCGACGGGCGACCTCGCGCGGCGCAAGCTGTTCCCCGCCGTCTACAATTTGTGGAACTCCGGTTTCCTTCCCAAGCGCATCGCCGTCGTAGGCGTGGCGCGCAAGCCGAAATCCGACGGCGAATTCCGCGCGGAGATGTGCGAGGCGTTGAAGAAATATTCGCGTTCGGTCGACGGCTTGGGCGACGCCTGCGACCCCTTCGTGTCGAACCTCTACTACCAACAGGTCGAATTCAACGAACCCGGCCACTACGTGAGGTTGCGCGAACGACTCGAAGGGATCGAGAAGAAGAACAACATGACCGGACACAGACTGCACTACATGGCGGTCGCGCCGGAATTCTTCGCGCCGATCATCGAACAACTTGGCGACGCCGGCCTGACGCGCCACATCAACGGGGGGCCGTGGTCGCGCGTCGTCATCGAAAAACCGTTTGGGCACGACCTCGACTCCGCGCGCGCGTTGAACAACCGAATCGGCAAGGTGCTCACCGAAGATCAGGTCTACCGGATCGACCACTATCTCGGGAAGGAAACCGTCCAAAACATCTTCGCGTTCCGCTTCGGCAACGCAATCTTCGAGCCGCTGTTCAATCAGAAATATGTCGACCACGTGCAAATCACGATGGCCGAGACCGTCGGCATGGAAGGACGGCGCGGCGCGTTTTACGATTCCACCGGCGCGCTGCGCGACGTGCTGCAGAACCACGTCCTGCAACTGCTCTGCCTCGTCGCCATGGAGCCGCCCGCAATCTCCGGCGCTAAAGCGACGCGCGACGAAAAGGTGAAGGTGCTCGCGGCAGTGGACGTACCGGCAGACGAACCGCTCGAACGTTGGTGCGTGCGCGGACAATACACGGAGGGCGCCGGCGTAAAAGGCTACCTATCGGAAGAGGGCGTTGCGCCCGATTCCGTCACGGAGACCTACGTCGCGCTGCGGTTGCGCATCGACAACTGGCGCTGGGCCGGCGTGCCGTTCATGTTGCGCACGGGCAAGTGCCTGAAGGAACGCGTCACCGAGATCGCCGTGCAGTTCAACGATCCGCCGACGCACTTCTTCCGCGACATCGGCATTCCCATGCCGCACGCGAATACGCTCGCATTCCGCATTCAGCCGGACGAAGCCATCTCGCTCCGCTTCAACGCGAAGCCGCCCGGCATGGAAATGAATATCGCACCCGTGAATATGGACTTCACCTACGGCGAGACATTCAAGGACGCGCTGCCGGAGGCGTACGAGCGCCTGATCCTCGATGCGCTCCGCGGCGATTCAACATTGTTCATGCGGTCCGACGAGATCGATTACGCGTGGCAGATCGCGACACGAATCGCGGACCAATGGAAGGGCGCGCCGGCCCCGGCGCTGTATCGCCCGGGCACCTGGGGGCCGGCGGAAGCGGACAAGCTGTTTGAGACGTGTGCGGGGAAATGGCGCACGCCGTAG